A window of the Gossypium hirsutum isolate 1008001.06 chromosome A05, Gossypium_hirsutum_v2.1, whole genome shotgun sequence genome harbors these coding sequences:
- the LOC107904257 gene encoding abscisic acid receptor PYL8 — MNGNSNGFGSAGAVAATEFLRRRHRHETGENQCSSAVVKRIKAPVPLVWSLVRRFDQPQKYKPFVSRCVAQGSLEIGSLREVDVKSGLPATTSTERLELLDDDEHILSIRIIGGDHRLKNYSSIISLHPEIIDGRPGTLVIESFVVDVPEGNTKDETCYFVEALIKCNLKSLADVSEGLAVQDRTEPIDL; from the exons atgaatggGAATAGCAATGGATTTGGGAGTGCCGGTGCGGTGGCGGCGACTGAGTTTTTAAGGAGACGTCATCGACATGAGACTGGAGAGAATCAGTGTAGTTCTGCCGTCGTCAAGCGGATCAAAGCTCCTGTTCCTCTC gttTGGTCTCTGGTGAGGCGATTTGACCAGCCTCAAAAGTATAAACCCTTTGTCAGCCGGTGTGTTGCACAAGGAAGCCTTGAAATTGGGAGTCTTAGAGAAGTTGATGTCAAGTCAGGGCTACCGGCTACTACAAGCACCGAAAGACTCGAACTCCTTGATGATGATGAGCATATCCTCAGCATCCGGATTATTGGTGGGGATCATAGACTTAAG AACTACTCGTCAATCATCTCACTCCATCCAGAGATCATAGATGGCAGACCTGGAACTCTAGTCATTGAATCCTTTGTGGTGGATGTGCCTGAGGGAAACACAAAGGATGAGACATGCTACTTTGTTGAAGCTTTGATCAAGTGCAATCTCAAATCTCTTGCAGATGTTTCAGAAGGGCTAGCAGTGCAGGACCGGACAGAACCCATTGATCTTTGA